The genome window TACATGGTCGAGAAGAACGCCACCACCATCTGGGAGCTGTGGAACGGCGACACCGCCGACCCCGCCATGAACTCTGGCAACCACGTCATGCTCGTCGGCGACCTCAATATCTGGTTCTACGAGCACGTCGCGGGCATCCGCCCCGCCGCGCCGGGCTTCAAGAAAATCCTGCTCGACCCGGTCATTCTGGACGGGCTCGACTTCGCCGAGGCCTCCCACCGCAGCCCCTACGGCCAGATATTCAGCCGCTGGGACAAGAAGGACGGCAAACTGACCTGGCGCGTCACCATCCCCGCGAACACCACCGCCGAGCTGCGCGTGCCCGCAGCCGACACCGCCAAGGTCACCGAGTCCGGCGCCCCCGTGAAGCAGGCCGCAGGGCTGAGCTTTGTGAAGACCGACAACGGCAAGGCGGTCTTCGAGGCCGGATCCGGCACCTACGTCTTCGAAATCGCCGGGTAACCCGGCCCCCGCAAAGAACACAGGCCCCGGCCGCCGGAACGATCTGGCAGCCGGGGTTTTTCTTTGTTCAGAGGTGCTTGCGGAAAAGGCAATGAGGATTTACCACGAAGGCACGAAGAGCACCAAGAAGACCGGATGTGGCAGGTGAGTGCCGAGGGAACTGTTGATCCTTCGTCACTTGTCGCCAAGGCTTTTCCCGGCGGTTGCCATGAGGGAGATGCTCGCGCGGTGTCCGGGTCCCCCCTTGAGGGGGGTGGTTCGCGGGAGCGAACCGGGGGATGTTCCGGATTGCGGCGCGTCGGCCGGAGAAAAGAACATCCCCCGTCCGCGAAGACGCTGACACCCCCTGAGGGGGGGACCCAGAGCCGCCGGCCGCCGACCACGGTTGAGAGGGGCCAAGAAGGACGAAATTGAAAAGACACCCTGCCTTCTTTGTGTCCTTTGTGCCTTTGTGGTGAAAAGCATTGTGGTGAAATCCCGGCCCTCTTACGCCAGCACCCCCGCCCCGTCCACGGGCTTGGAGAGGATAACCTCGCCGTCGCGGCCGGTGGCGGTTTTGTATTGGGCGAGGAGGTCGGCGGCGAAGGCTTCTGCGGCGTTGGCGGCGACGAGGTTGATGGTGCATCCGCCGAAGCCGGCGCCGGTCATGCGGGCGCCGAAGCATCCTGGCAGGCCGCGGGCGATTTCGGTCATGGCGTTGAGTTCGGCGTTGGTGACCTCGTAGTCGTCGCGCAGGCTGATGTCCGAGGCGGTCATGAGCTCCCCGAGGCGGGCCATGTCGCCGGCGCGCATGGCGTCGCGGGCGGCGAGGGTGCGGTCGTCCTCGGTGATGACGTGGCGGGCGCGGCGGTAGGCGACATCGCCCATGAGCCCCGCGCAGGCGTCCAGCTCGTCCACCGTGTAGTCGCGCAGGTGGGTGCCGGTGGGGTTGGCGCCCTGCTGGAGGGCGCGGACGGCCTCGCCGCACTCGGCGACGCGCTCGTTGTACTTGGAGCTGGTGAGCCCGCGCGGGCAGGCGGTGTTCGCGATGACGAACACGGCGTCCGGGAAGGCGATGGGGACCAGCTCGTACTCAAAGTTGCGGCAGTCGAGGAAGAGCCCGTGGCCCGCCTTCCCGCAGCGCGAGATGAACTGGTCCATGATGCCGGTGCTGAGGCCGAGGAATAGGTTCTCGACGCGCTGGCCGAGACGGGCGGCGGCGGGGCCCTCCATCGTGAAGCCGCCGAAATGCTCGAACATGCACAGGGCCGCCATCTCCAGGGCGGCGGAGCTGCTCAGGCCGCATCCGATGGGCACATCGCCCTCCACCACGAGGTCCGCGCCCGTGAGGGGCAGCCCCTCCTTCGCCAGCTCCTCCGCCACGCCGACAATGTAGTCCACCCACGGCTCCTCCGCGCTGCGGACGCGGTGGTCGAGGTCGGCGACCGTTTCCCGGTCGAGATTCTCCGCGCGGGCGTGGAGGGCGCGGTCGTCGCGGCGGCGCGCGGCGATAACCGTCTCCCGCTCGATGGCCATGGGCAGCACGAATCCGTGGTTGTAGTCCGTGTGCTCGCCGATGATGTTCACGCGCCCCGGCGCGCGCACCACCACGTCGGGGCTCCCGCCGAACCGATTTTCAAAGGCCTGGACAATGCCCGAACGCGAAATGGTCATCACCGAAACTCCCCGGGCCAAGCCCGCTGTTGTGTGCGCAAAAGGATACCGCAGGAACGACGCCGGAATCACGCCCGGGCACACGGACGAACAAGGACGAACACGGACCGCCACGGACTAAGACCCAGCGTGGCAGCGGCCTTGTCCGTGCCTGTCAGTGTCTGTCCGTGCGGGTCCGTGTTCCGGCCTAACCCCTAAGCCACCCCGCCGCGTCCTTCGCCCAGTAGGTCAGGATCATCTGCGCGCCCGCGCGGCGGATGCCGGTGAGCATCTCCAGGGCGGCGCGTTTCTCCTCGATCCATCCGTTGGCCGCGGCGGCC of Candidatus Hydrogenedentota bacterium contains these proteins:
- the galK gene encoding galactokinase; the protein is MTISRSGIVQAFENRFGGSPDVVVRAPGRVNIIGEHTDYNHGFVLPMAIERETVIAARRRDDRALHARAENLDRETVADLDHRVRSAEEPWVDYIVGVAEELAKEGLPLTGADLVVEGDVPIGCGLSSSAALEMAALCMFEHFGGFTMEGPAAARLGQRVENLFLGLSTGIMDQFISRCGKAGHGLFLDCRNFEYELVPIAFPDAVFVIANTACPRGLTSSKYNERVAECGEAVRALQQGANPTGTHLRDYTVDELDACAGLMGDVAYRRARHVITEDDRTLAARDAMRAGDMARLGELMTASDISLRDDYEVTNAELNAMTEIARGLPGCFGARMTGAGFGGCTINLVAANAAEAFAADLLAQYKTATGRDGEVILSKPVDGAGVLA